The nucleotide window AATTCCATGTCAAGCATCCTGACGAACAACGGCGCCATGGTGGCGCTTCAGACCCTCAAATCCATCAACGGAAACCTCGCAACTACGCAGAGCGAGATCTCGACCGGCAAATCGGTGTCCAGCGCCAAGGACAACGCCGCCGTCTGGGCCATCGCCAAAACGATGGAAGCCGACGTGAAGGGCTTCACCGGCATCACCGACAGCCTCAACCTCGGACAGTCGACCGTCGCCGTCGCACGCTCCGCAGCAGAAACGGTGACGGAGCTGCTGACCGACATCAAGGGCAAGATCGTCAGCGCCCAGGAAGAGAACGTCGACCGCGCCAAGATCCAGACCGACATCGACGCCCTTCGCGACCAGATCGGTGCCGTCGTGGGTGCTGCCCAGTTCAATGGCCTGAATCTCCTTTCGAACACCGATACGACCGAGGGTTCCGGGGGCATCAACGTTCTTGCTTCGCTCGACCGTTCGTCCAGCGGCGTGACCGCAAGCGACATCCGCGTTGCCAAACAAGATCTTGGCACGGGGGCAGAAGACTGGTCGGTGGGCACCGAACTCGCGGCCGGCAACGTTGCAGCTACGGCAATCAGCGGCGGTATCGACAACGCGACCGCGGTCAATCTCGTGAACAACACCACAACCCTGGTGATCGACACGGCCACTGCTGGCACCGGCGTCCACATCGAGATCGCAGCTGGCACCGCCACCAACGGTCTCGACGGCATGAATGGCACGGACTACGAGCTCGGCTACATC belongs to Salipiger profundus and includes:
- a CDS encoding flagellin — protein: MSSILTNNGAMVALQTLKSINGNLATTQSEISTGKSVSSAKDNAAVWAIAKTMEADVKGFTGITDSLNLGQSTVAVARSAAETVTELLTDIKGKIVSAQEENVDRAKIQTDIDALRDQIGAVVGAAQFNGLNLLSNTDTTEGSGGINVLASLDRSSSGVTASDIRVAKQDLGTGAEDWSVGTELAAGNVAATAISGGIDNATAVNLVNNTTTLVIDTATAGTGVHIEIAAGTATNGLDGMNGTDYELGYIARDGDTQEDVANAIATAFNDKVQGLKDAGTLASTSTLGAAVTTAADGVATITFTSHSTSTGADDTISLQAFQTNGAQIGGRLEALNDIDVTTQSGVDTALTDIEGLLQTAVDSASAFGSVQGRIETQTDFITSLTDSLKSGIGTLVDADMEEASARLQALQVQQQLGVQALSIANQAPQQLLSLFR